A single genomic interval of Dysidea avara chromosome 8, odDysAvar1.4, whole genome shotgun sequence harbors:
- the LOC136262790 gene encoding adenine deaminase-like isoform X2, with product MLGYLTRAAADNVQYAEIFFDPQTHTQRGIPFKTVISGLYRATVDGQEFMGIKGRIIISFLRHLSEDEALETLESAVPYLDRIVGMDLDSGEDGNPPKKFSRLFKRAAELGLKLTAHAGEEGGPDYIQDALDQGVIRVNHGVQCLLDDHVVERLKKQGIPLTVCPFSNKKLQVYNRYFIDINITGELFRKGLQITINSDDPAYFGGYITDNFLNTAEEVGFGQEEIYQICCNAFNSTFMSPQDKEIYIRRLQRHKWEMGYAPCPRNIVVFGSRAAQPGSKEYQFAYDVGKLFGAEGYTVITGGYNGIMMAASQGCSDENGTVRGVISPPVFQQRDIFGNKFLTEISITRSLPERLARLALFSENFVVCPGTIGTVAELLLAWNLAALKPLCGAVSPRIFIMRHPWEEVIKNLHDNLKIYDNDMKLLTFVDSADEVLVKVKEGINSRPSYH from the coding sequence ATGTTAGGCTATTTGACACGAGCTGCAGCAGATAATGTTCAGTATGCTGAAATATTCTTTGACCCTCAGACCCACACCCAAAGGGGAATACCCTTTAAGACAGTTATCTCAGGGCTGTATAGGGCTACCGTTGATGGTCAGGAATTTATGGGGATTAAGGGACGAATCATCATCAGCTTTCTGCGTCACTTGTCAGAAGATGAAGCTTTGGAAACACTTGAAAGTGCTGTGCCATATTTGGACAGGATTGTTGGCATGGATTTAGACTCGGGTGAGGATGGAAATCCCCCTAAGAAATTTTCGCGGCTTTTTAAGCGAGCAGCAGAGTTGGGATTGAAGCTAACTGCTCATGCTGGGGAAGAGGGTGGTCCTGATTATATCCAAGATGCCCTTGATCAGGGTGTGATTCGTGTCAACCACGGGGTCCAGTGCCTTTTAGATGATCATGTCGTGGAGCGGTTAAAGAAACAGGGAATACCACTAACTGTTTGCCCATTCTCTAATAAGAAGTTGCAGGTCTACAATCGTTATTTTATTGATATAAATATCACCGGTGAGCTTTTTAGGAAAGGTCTCCAAATAACAATCAATTCTGATGACCCTGCATACTTTGGTGGTTATATAACAGACAACTTTCTTAACACGGCTGAGGAAGTGGGTTTTGGTCAGGAAGAAATCTACCAGATTTGCTGTAATGCATTTAATTCAACATTTATGTCACCACAAGACAAAGAGATTTACATAAGGCGTCTCCAGCGACACAAATGGGAGATGGGTTATGCTCCTTGTCCAAGGAACATAGTGGTGTTTGGCTCTCGTGCAGCACAACCTGGTAGCAAGGAATACCAGTTTGCATATGATGTAGGCAAGTTATTTGGGGCAGAAGGCTACACTGTCATCACCGGTGGTTACAATGGGATAATGATGGCAGCTTCACAAGGTTGCAGTGACGAGAATGGAACTGTTAGAGGCGTGATTTCCCCACCTGTGTTTCAGCAACGAGATATTTTTGGGAACAAGTTTTTGACAGAGATTTCAATTACACGCTCATTGCCTGAGAGACTAGCAAGGCTAGCATTGTTTAGTGAAAATTTTGTCGTATGTCCTGGGACTATTGGGACAGTTGCTGAGCTGCTCTTGGCATGGAATCTGGCTGCTCTGAAGCCTCTGTGTGGAGCAGTGTCACCTCGAATCTTCATCATGCGCCACCCATGGGAAGAGGTGATAAAAAACCTCCACGATAACCTTAAGATTTACGACAATGACATGAAGTTGTTGACCTTTGTTGACAGTGCAGATGAAGTGCTTGTGAAGGTGAAGGAGGGAATCAACTCGCGTCCTTCCTACCATTAA